One Ilumatobacter fluminis genomic window, GCAGTCGAAGAAGGCTCGCGATCTGTTCAAGATGCTCGTGTGCCTCCGGGGCCGGCCGCTCCCCCGCGACATCGCGCTCGAGCGCCTGTGGCCCGACGACGACCCGGCGAAGGCGTCGAGCAAGCTGTCGGTCGCGCTGGCGACGATGCGGTCGGTGCTCGACCCCGACAAGGAGTTCGGCGCCGACCACTATGTCCGCGCCGAGGGCGATGCGATCGTGCTCGATCCCGACACGGTCCCGACCGACATCGACCAGTTCCTGGCCGGGGCATCGACGGCGCTCGCCGAACTCCGTCGCCAGCGTGGTGAACGCACCGTGGCGATGCTGGCCACGGTCGAGGCGAGGTACCAGGGCGACGTGTTCGAGGACGACCCCTACGTCGACTGGTTCGTGCCCCTGCGCGAAGAGGCACGCGCGGTCTACCTGAACGTCACACGGGAGCTGGCGGCGATCCGCGCCGCGTCCGACGATCTCGACGACGCCATCCGGCTGTATCTCCGACTGCTCGAGCGGGAGCCCTACGACGAAGCCGCCCACGTCGACCTCGTCCGGGCGCTGTCGAAGGTCGGGCGACACGGTGACGCTCGTCGGCGCTACCAGCACTACGCCGACCGGATGCGCGAACTCGACCTCGAGCCGCGCAGTTTCGCCGCCGCCATCGGTGGCGAGTGACCGCACGATCCCGGCCGCCCGAAACTCGTTCCAAGATCACCCGAAGGTGGATCGCGAGAGTGGTGACGTGCATACGTTCGTCGTCCGCATCGCCCCGGCCACCGATCCCGCCGACGCATGGCACGGTGTCGTTCGTCGAGTCGCCGACGGCGAGGAGACGCCGTTCCACGGCGCCGACGAACTGCTGGCGCTGATGAGCGCCGACCGGGAGCCCCCCGACCCGCGCACCGACAGCGTCGGTTGATGTCAGACATCAACCGACTGATCGGCGGGTCACACCCTCGACGACCTGGTCGGTTGATGTCTGACATCAACCGACATCAACCGACCGGCGGGATCAGCGGGCGTAGTCGTAGAAGCCGCGGCCGGCCTTGCGACCGAGCAAGCCGGCGTCGACCATGCGCGACAGCAGCGGCGGCGGGGCGTAGAGCGGCTCCTTGAACTCCTCGTAGAGGCTCTCGGCGACCGCCAGCGTCGTGTCGAGGCCGATCAGGTCGGTCAGGCGCAGCGGTCCCATCGGATGGCTGCAGCCCTCGACCATGCCGGTGTCGATGTCTTCTTTCGACGCGAAGCCCGACTCCATCATGCGGATCGCCGACAGGAGGTACGGGATAAGCAGGGCGTTCACGATGAAGCCGGCGCGATCTTGGCTCTGCACGACGTGCTTGTCGAGGACGTCGGTGGCGAAACGCTCCGATCGCTCGGTCGTGTCGGGGCTGGTCATCAGGCTGGTCACGAGTTCGACGAGCTTGAGGACCGGCACCGGGTTGAAGAAGTGGATCCCGATGACCTGTTCCGGGCGGCTCGTGGCCGTGCCGAGCTTCATGATCGGGATCGAGCTCGTGTTGCTGGCGAGGATCGCATCGTCGGCGGCGAGCACGGCGTCGAGCTGCTTGAAGATGTCGACCTTCATCGCCTCGTCCTCGACGACCGCCTCGACGACGAGCTGGCGGTCGGCGAGTTCGGCCATCTCGGTGGTGAAGCCGAGTCGGGCGACGGCGCCGTCGCGCTCGTCCTCGGTCAGCTTGCCGGCGCTCAGACCACGGTCGAGCGACTTCACGAGTCGGGCCCGGCCGGCCTCGGCCGCTTCCTGGGTCACCTCGCGCACCATCACGTCGAGCCCGGCCCGCGCACACACCTCGGCGATACCGGATCCCATCAGGCCGCAGCCGACCACACCAACACGTTCGATCGTCGTCATACCCCCGATTGAACCACGGTTTGCCCGCGGTCGGTTGATGTCAGACATCAACCGACCGATCGGCGGGTCTCACCCTCGACGAACTGGTCGGTTGATGTCTGACATCAACCGACCATGCTCGAGATCGCGGGCGGACGGGTGTCCTCGGGTTAGCTTCGCCGCCGTGGGTGGAAAGCTCGTTGGTTGGTTGGTCGCCGTCACGCTGGTGTGCACGTCGTCGGGGTTGGTCGAGGCGGGACCGAGTGGTGGAGCACTCCCGCCGCAACTCGTCCAGGTACTCCAGGTCGCCGGGAACCACGGGGTACCGAACGACGCCGAGATGGTCGCCGTCAACATCACCGCCGTCGCACCCGCCGAAGCCGGCCACATCACCGCATACCCGTGCGACCAAGACCTCCCCACCGTCTCCAACCTGAACTACGGCCCCGACGACGTCGTCCCCAACCTCGCACTGGTCCGCATCGCCGACGACGGCTCGATCTGCATCGCGACGCACGCCGTGGTCGACCTCGTCGTCGACGTCGTCGGCTACGTGCCCGCAGGATCGACGATCACCGCCCTCGACACACCTCGTCGCGTGACCGACACGCGCGCCTCGCGCCGGCTGGCCGGCGGCGATCGCCTGCAGATCGAACTCGATCGGTTCGTCCCGGACGACACCAGGCTCGCGATGTTCAACCTCACCAGCGTCGGCGCAACCGCCCCAGGCCACACGACCGTCTTCCCGTGCACCGACGACGTGCCGGCCACGTCGTCGCTCAACTTCGAGCCGGGACGTACCGTCGCCAACTTCGTCATCGCCCGTCTGTCCCCGGACGGACGCGTCTGCCTCCACACTCATGCGGCGAGCCACTTCGTCGTCGACCTCGTCGCGTACTCGAGCGGAGGCATGACCACGCTCGACCGGCCGCGGCGCATCCACGACTCCCGCGCAACGGGGCGACCCGTCTCCGGAGGCGACACGCTGCGCCTCGACGTCACCGACCTGCGCTCGATCCCCGACTCCGCTACCGCCGCCGTCTACAACCTCACTGCGGCTGCACCCGCCGCCCCCGGCCACGCCACGAGCTACCCGTGCGACACCCGACGTCTCGAGGCGTCGAACCTCAACTACCGGCCAGGACGGAACTCGGCCAACGCCACGATCACCAAGCTCTCGGCGACGGGCGAACTCTGCATCCATACACTCGCCACGACCCATCTCGTCGTCGACCTCATCGGCTACACGACTGATACGAACGACTACGTCCCGCTCACCCCAGAGCGCATCGAGGACACCCGTAGGGGCTGGCGACCGACGTGTGATCTGGCAATCGTCGAATCGGCGATCCGAGGAGATCGACTGGTCGATCGAAGTGGCGAGACGGTGAGCGAACTCGCCCTCACCAGCCTGCCGGACGATGCCCAGCTCGAAATCCACCCGGACTGCGAGTCGTTGATCGTGCTGGACGCCGAGGCGGTCCACCGCTTCGAATGGTCGACGAATCGCATGACGACGATCAGCACCGAGCACCATTCGCACGTCAACGTGCTCGGTGATGGCACGATCGTCGGCTACCGCAGTGAGTTCGAGGACGGATGGCCGACCGGGCGACAGATCGGCGAGAACATCGAGACCGGCGAACCGATGGTCACGTTCGTCCCCGGCGACGAGTCCTTCGACGAGCGGTGGGCTGTGCCCGGGTCGCACGGAGCGCCGACGCTGAGCGACGACCGGGCTGTCTTCGCGTATCGCGGCGAGGTGACGCATCTCTCGACCGGCGACGTCGTACAGTTCGGGCAGGGTCAACTCTCGCCGAATGGCGCGCTGGTGCTCGGCAAGGCACGGCGAGCGACGATCGGTCCTGAGCCGGACGGACCTCCCGTCGGCACGACGAGCATCCATGTGCAGTGCGACGTCAGCACGTCATGGGGTGATCACGTGACGACGATCGACGTCGAGATCCCGTCGCAGTACGCATGGTGGTTCGAAATTTGTGCCTGGGCCAGCGACGGCAGGGTGATCGTCGGCGGCGACGGCTCGTGGTACTCGGTCGATCTGTACGGGCCTCAACGTTCGGTGTTCGAGACATTGGACCGCGCCGACAGCTGGTTGCTCCATCACTATCGCTGACTGTCGGACATCGTCCGACGACACCATCCGAGCGGCCCCGAGCCACGCACCCTGCCGACTGGTCGGTTGCTGTCTGACATCGACCGAGACATCAACCGCTCGTCGAGCGGCGGGCGCGGTACCAGGCGATGGCGTTGTTGGTGCTGGTGTCGTGCTGGGTCGGGTCGGGGTCGCCGGTGAGTTCGGGGGTGATGCGGTTGGCGAGTTCCTTGCCGAGTTCGACGCCCCACTGGTCGAAGCTGTTGATGCCCCACACCGTTCCCTGCACGAACACGATGTGCTCGTAGAGGGCGATCAGCTGCCCGAGCACCGACGGGGTCAGCCGGTCGGCGAGGATCAGGGTGCTCGGCCGGTCGCCCGGGAAGTTGCGGTGCGGCTCGTCGGGGTTCCGACGCCCGAACGCCAACGCCTCGGCCTGCGCGAACAGGTTGCTCATCAAGAGGTCGTGGTGGTTGCGGTAGGGGTGATTCGGCGTGGCGAAGCCGATGAAGTCGACCGGCACGATCCGGGTGCCCTGATGGAGCAGCTGGTAGAACGCGTGCTGCCCGTTGGTGCCCGGTTCGCCCCACACGATCGGACCGGTGTCGCCGGCCACGAGATCACCGTCGAGGGTGACCTGCTTGCCATTCGACTCCATGTCGAGTTGCTGGAGGTAGGCCGGGAAGCGGGCGAGTTCCTGCGCGTACGGCAGCACCGCCTTGGTGTCGCGGCCGAGATCGTCGCTGTGGTGGATGCCGATCATGCCGAGCAGCACGGGCGCGTTCTGTTCGAGCGGTGCGGTGCGGAAATGCTCGTCGATCGTGTGGAAGCCGTCGAGGAACGCTCGGAAGCCGTCGGGCCCGATCAGGATCATGAGCGACAGACCGATCGCCGAGTCGACCGAGTAGCGCCCGCCGACCCAATCCCAGAACCCGAACATGTTGGCGGTGTCGATGCCGAACTCCGCGACCCGTTCCGCGTTGGTCGACACGGCGACGAAGTGGTCGGCCACGGCATCGTCGCCCAGGGCCTCGACGAGCCACGACCGTGCCGTCCGGGCGTTGGTCAGGGTCTCGATCGTGCCGAACGTCTTCGATGCCACGATGAACAGGGTCGATGCGGGTTCGACGCGCTGCAGCGTGCGGTGGATGTCGGCACCGTCGACGTTCGAGACGAAGTGGCACGTGATCCGCGGGTGGCCGAACGCCTCGAGCGCCTGCGCCGCCATGGCCGGACCGAGGTCGGAGCCGCCGATGCCGATGTTGACGACGTCGGTGATGCGATCGTCGGCTCGCACCCGATCGGCGAATGCCGACATCGCGTCGAGCACCTCGTGCACGTCCGGGACGACGTTCTCGCCGTCCGCCTCGACCACGGCGTCGCGGGGCGCACGCAGGGCCGTGTGCAGCACGGCACGATCTTCGGTGACGTTGATGTGCTCACCGGCGAACATCGCGTCGCGCCGTGACTCGACACCGGCATCGCGAGCCCGTTCGAGCAGGTCGGCGAGGACGTCGTCGTTCAGCGGCTGCTTGGAGTAGTCGATGCGGAGGTCGCCCGCCTCGACCACGTACCGCTCGGCGCGGCCCGGGTCGTCGGCGAACAGGTCGGAGAGGGGAGGCGTGCCGATCACGGACGGGAACGCTAGTGGAGCGGCGCGTCGGGTGCGGCCGCTGCGTCGAGGTAGACCCAGGTGTCGGACCGTCGCACGCGTGTGATCGGGAGGTCGTCGTCGCCGAGCAGCCACCGTTCGATCATCGGCCGCTTCCGCTCCCCCGTTGCCAGGACGACCCGGGCACGGGCCGCTCCGACGACCGGCTGGGTCAGGGTCATGCGTGGCAGCCCGTTGAACTCGTCGACGAGTTCGACCGGGCGGTCCGAGGTCGGGATCGCCGGCCGACCCGGCGGCCATGACGCCGTGTGTCCGTCGTCGCCGACACCGAGGTGGACGACGTCGAAGCGGTCGGGCAGTCCGGCGGCGTACCGCCGGGCCGCCGCACGCAGGTCGGCGGCCGTGACCGGCATGGCGTGAACGCGACAACGCTCGGCGAGGCCGGTGAGCTGGTTCGCGTTGCGGGCGTCGTCGCCGTCGGGTGCGACCCGTTCGTCGACCTGCCACACGGCGACGTCGTTCCACGGCACGTCGAAGTCGAGCAGTGCCTCGAACATCGGCGGCGCCGTGCCCCCACCGCTCACTGCCAGCGACGCCGATCCCCGTCGCCGGACGGCATCACGCAGGCGTGTAGCCAGCTTCGAGGCGGCCTCGACGGCGGGGCGTTCGCTGACGCTGATCTCCACCCGACCAGTCTGTCACGAAGATATTTCCAGGGTCGGCCGAAGCCGATCTGCCACAGTGGTACATCCGGGGTGTGCAAGCGGGCACGCCCGGCGGAAAGGAATCACCCATGAAATCACGTTTGTTCGCCACCCTCTCGGTCGCTGCGCTGGCCCTCGCTGCCTGCGGCGGCGACGACGACGGTGGCGGCTCCCCCCAAGATCAGGTCGCCGACATGATGATCGATGCTCTCAACGAAGAAGACATGGAAGGCGTCGAGATCGACGAGGACTGTGTCCGTGACCAGATCGGTGAGCTCAGCGACTCCGACGCGGAACTGATCCTCGAGGCCGGCCCCGACGGTGACCCCGAGGGCCTGAGCACCGACGCCGAGTCGATCGGCATGGCGATGCTCGACTGTGTCGACATCGACGTGTCGGCGGTCCTCGACGAGTGATCGGTCGCTAGACCCGGGTATTGAGCAGCGAGCCGTCGAGGAAGCGTTCGAGCACCTCGACGGCCGCTGTGTATCTCGACGCGTCGCCTGCGGCGTGTGACATGCGGGCCAGGCCGGTCATCACCGACCCGAGCAGGTCGGTGAGGGCGCGCAGATCGAGATCGGGAGCGAGTTCACCGCGTTCGTGAGCCGCCTCGACCAGACCGGCGAAGAAGCGGGCGTGGCGCCCGCGCTGGGGCGTCATCAGCGCCAGCAGATCGGGGTGACGGCGGGTCTCTTCGGTCACCGCCACGATGAAGCCCGTGATCGACGGATCGTCGAGCGAGAGTTCGGCGGCGCGCCGTAGGACCGCTCCGTACTGGTCGAACAGGGTGTCGTGTTCGGATGCCGCCTGTTCGAACTCGCTGTAGAGATGGTCGACGGTGCTGCAGTAGACGTCGGCGTACAGTTCGGCTTTCGATTCGACGTAGTGGTAGATCGCGCCGGAGGTGATGCCGGCGTCCTGCGCGATCATCCGGTTCGTGGTCGCCCGGAACCCGTCGCGGGCGAAGCGGACGCGCGCCGCCCGCAGGATCTTCCGTCGGGTTTCGGCCGAGTCGCCGTCACGTGGTCTGCCCACCTTGCTGGACATGTGACGAACGTAACAGCGACGACCGACCAACGACCCATCGGAGGCCCGCTCTCAGCAACGTCGTGGCACACTTGAACCATGGAGCGGAGTTCAGCCGACCTCAGCGATCTCTCCCTCGACCAACTCGTCGAGCTCGAGCGTCGCGCCGACGAGCGGGCCGAGGCCGACGAGGCAGCCGCTCGGGAGTCGGACACCGCCGACGACGAGCTCCTGTTGCCCTGGTGGCAACGTCCGTTCAACATCGTGGTGCTCGTCGTGACCGGCGCACTGCTCGCCGGCATCGTGGGGTGGGCGATCGGCGACTCCGGTGACGTCCCGGCACACAACGAGGTCGACACCGGCTTCCTCCAGGACATGCGCGTGCACCACGAGCAGGCGGTGCTGATGAGTGTGATCTACCGCTCCCGGCCCGACATCGACCCCGGCATGAACACCGTGGCCCGCAGCATCATCCAGGGGCAGAACATCGAGATCGGCCGCATGATCCAGATGCTGCGGACGCTCGGCGAGGCCGAGGCCAACGAGTCGGGCACCTCGATGCTGTGGATGTCGATGGTGGCCGAGGACGACCAGATGCCCGGCATGGCGAGCGAGGCCGAACTCGACGAGCTGGCGGCGTCGGAGGGTCGGGTCGCCGACATCATGTTCGCCGACCTCATGATCGAGCACCACTTCGGGGGCATCGAGATGGCGGAGTTCGCGGTGCAGAACGCCGAGTACGACGAGGTGCTCTTGTTCGCCGAGTCGATGGCACACGCCCAGGAGTCCGAGATCCGCGAGATGCTCGACGTCATCGCGGCGGGCATGGACGAGGTCGAGGTCCAAGAGGGCCAGGGCTAAGACCTTCCTGAGAGCGACGATCCGCCGCCTCGGGCACCCACACCTATCATCGACCACGTGAAGAGGCCGACCGCTGCGATCGCGTCACTCGTGACCCTGTCGATCGTCGGCGCCGCGTGTGCGAACGACAGTGGCGTGCGGGTCCAGTCGGCGGTCCCGCTGGTGACCGAACCGGCGCCGTCGTCGAGCGCACCGACCGTCGACACCACGCCCGACACGTCGACGGCCGACACGACGATGCCGTCGACGATCCCACCGGCGACAGTGCCACCGACCACGGCGGCCGACGTCACCGAACCGTTGGTGATCGAGCCCGAGCTCAACGCCTCGGTGCCGTTCGCCGACGTCTTCGACGTCGACCCGAATCGCATCCCGAACGAGCACGACGAGTTCGCTGCGGTGGCGTTCACCGACGTCGAGCGGTGGTGGACCGAGGTGTTCCCCGAGGTCTACGGGGAGCCGTTCGAACCGTTGCGCGGCGGGGTGTACGTCGGGTCGCCGACCCGCACGACACCGATCCCCGGATGCGGCGAGCCCGAGACCGACTACGACGAGCTCCAGCTGTTCGTCGCGTTCTACTGCAACATCGGCGACTTCATGGCCTACGACGAGGGCGCCGACCCGGCGGTCAGCCTCCTGACCCCGTTGGCCGATGCGTTCGGCAGCTCGGTGCTCGGCGTCGTCCTGGCGCACGAGTACGGCCACACGATCCAGGAGCGGATTGGCGCCTTCGAACGCCCACTCGCCACGATCCTCACCGAGCAGCAGGCCGACTGCTTCGCCGGGGCCTGGACGGGGCAGGCCTACCGAGGCGAATCACCCCTGCTGCGGCTCGGCGACACCGACGTCCGCGCCGGCCTGCTGGCGATGCTCGAGGTCCGCGACCCGGTGGGCACCAACCAGTTCACACCGGGCGGCCACGGCTCGGCGTTCGATCGGGTCGGCGCATTCCAGGTCGGGTTCCTCGAGGGACCCGCCCGCTGCGCCGAACTGCTCGACGACCCGCTCCCCCTCATGCCGAACGAGTTCCAGCAGTTCAGCGCCGACGAGTTCTTCGAAGGGAATGCGCCGTACGACTGCGACGCCCTCGATCCCGAGCTTCGCCAACAGATCTTCGGCGACGACTGCTCGTCGGCCCCCGAGTTCCTCGCGGCCGATCTGATCAACTTCTGGCAGCTGTTGTTCCAGGACGAGCTCGGCGAGACCTTCGAACCGTTCACCGTGGCGACGACGACCGATCTGTCGACCGTCACCTGCGCCGACGCTCGGAACCTGACGCCGCAGGTCACCGTGTGCCCGGCCGAGCGGGTCGTGGTCTACGACGAGCCCGAGGTGGTCCAGCTGTACGACGAGTTCGGCGACTTCACCCTCGGCTACGTGTACGGGATCGCCGCCGCCGAGCTCGTCCAGCTCGATCTCGGTTCCGATCTGACCGGCGAGGCGCGGGCACTGCTGAACGACTGCTACACCGGGGCATGGGTTCGCGACATCACGCCCGACGACAACGGCGCCACACCGCGCAACCAGCGTGACGACGACGGTGACGGCGTCGCCGAGTCGACGGTGGCAACGTCGCCGGGCGATCTCGACGAGGCGATCCGCATGACGATCCTGCTGGGTGACATCGGCGTGAACGTCGACCAGATCGGCACCGCGTTCGAGAAGATCGACGCCTTCCGCACCGGCGTCCTCGGCGGCCTCACCTCCTGCTCGGCTGGCTGAACCGGGCGGAACCAGCGTCCGAACGGGGTCGGATACGTTTCGTCGCCGACCGCCTCGCCACTTACCCCGACTCCGACGAAACGTATCCGACCCCCTTTCGGCGGGTCAGTCGTCGGTGTCGGGTTCTTCGGCGGCGGGGGCGACCGTGGTCGACGTGGTGGAGGTCGTCGACGTGGTGGTGGTCGTCGGCGGCTTCGTCGTGGTGGTCGTAACCGGTGCCGGCGCCTCGGTGGTGGTCGTCGTGGCCTCGGGGACCGTCGTCGTCGTCGAGGTGGTGGTGGTCGTCGTCGACGTGGTGGTCGTCGTGGCGTTCGGATCCGGGTAGTCGAAGCGCATCTGCATGGCCTGCTCCGTCTGGTTCCACGGGTCGACCTGACCGTCGTAGATCAGCACCTGATCACCGATGTCGATCATGCCCTGCAGCTTCTCGCCCAGGTACTGCGACACGCGGATGCAGCCGTGCGACGCGGGCTGCAGCGGCACCGTGAGCGCGCCGTGGATGGCGATGCCCTGGTTGATGTAGATCGGGTCGTACATGCCGCCGAGCGCGCTCTGACGACGACCCTCGATCATCTTGTACGCCTTGAAGACGCCGGGCGGCGTGTAGGAGCGACCGCAGCGGGCCTCTTCGACCGGCTCCTCGAGCGGCACGCCCTGGTTGTTCGTGTCGATCGTCACGACCTCGCAGTACTCGGCCGCGATCTGGTCGAAGTCGTTCCACGGGGTGTCTTCGGTGACGTTCGGCGCCAGCTCGCCGGTGGAGATGTGGGTGATGACCGCCGGTTCGTCACCGTGGAACACGACCATGACCTGCTCCTGCAGGTAGATCTCGACGTGGTCGGCCAACCCGCCACTCGGGGCCCGCGGCTTGACCTTGATCGGGTCTTGCATGCGGTCCCACATCTCGGGGGTGACGCGGCCGGTCGCCTGAGCACGTGGCGTGCCGAGCACGAGCTTCTCGAACGCCCACACCGACTGGATGGTGAGACCGCCGTAGACGCCGTCGGTCGGGCCCGGATCGAAGCCGAGCTCGACGAGGCGCTCCTGCACCATCTGGACCTCGCTGCCGGCCATGCCGTTCGACAGGGTCTGGCTGAGCGTTGTCTTGGCGATCGTCGACCCCTCGTTCACGACCTGATCTTCGGGGGCCACGGTCACTGCCGGTTGGGTGTTGACCGTCTCGACGGGTGCGGCCGTGGCGAACGTCGTCGATGCCGACGTCTCGCCTCCGCCGCTGCCCGAGATCACGCCGGCCGCGACGACCGCGGCGAGCAGGCCACCCGCAGCGGCGGCGGGCAACCATTTCGAGAGGGGACTGGACTGAGCGGCGTTCACGAGATGACGAGGTCGGTGGGGGTGGTGAGAGTCATGGGTGCGGTGTGGTCCGCACCAGGCTACAAGGAGACAACCCCTCCCCCGGCCGCGCGATTCCCTGGTCGCGTCGTTATTTCAGCCGGTGGGCAGCGCTCTGACGAGACAGCATCAGCGGACGCGTTCGACCTGGTCGAGATCGGCCCGCAACGACCACATCTCCTTCAGGATCGTGCCGATCACGCCCGGTGAGCTGAGGGTCGACTCTCCGCGCGTGCGGGGGAAGTAGTCGACGCCCATCTGCATGATCTCGTACCCCATGCGGGTCGCCCGGATGACGAGCTCGGCGTCGATGAACGAGCCTTCCGACTTGAGCTCGATGTGGTCGAAGATGCGTGCCCGGCACAGCTTGAAGGCGAAGTTGATGTCGCGAACCTTGACGCCGAACAGCGCCTTGATGAGCCCGTTGTAGACGAAGGTGTAGACCGCCCGCAGCGTGCCCTCGCCCGTGCGGTCGAAGCGGTACGCCGAGATGATGTCGACGTCGTACTCGCGCAGGATGCGGACCGCTCGCGGCAACTCGTTCATGTCGAACGGCAGGTCGGCGTCGGTGTAGAGGATCAGGTCGCCGGTCGCTGCCGCGAACCCGGTCTTCATGGAGCCGCCGAGCTTGCGGTTGCGTTCGTGGTGGATGACCCGGATGTGCGGGTCGCCAGCGGCGAGCGCATCGGCGAGTTCGGGCGTGCGGTCGGTCGACTTGTCGTCGATGACGATCAGCTCGTAGTCCTGGATGTCACCCCGTTCGACCAGGCCCTCGCAGGCCCGCTTCCCGAACGCGAGGGCGCGTTCGATGTAGTCCTCCTCGTTCCACATCGGGTAGAAGACCGAGAGCTTCTGGAAGGTCGGGCCGGTCGGTCCGGCTGAGTTGGTCGTATCCGCCACGAGCAGCGACAGTAACCGGAAGCGAGCTGAGAGCCACAGCACGCCCGCCGGGGCACCGGCGGAGCGACCCCGTAGAGTCGTCGTGTGCCCGAGTCCCAGGCCACCGACGCCTCCACCACGCTCCCGCCGCCGCCCGGCGTCGTGACCGAGCAGGTCCGCCTCGTCGAGGCACCACGTGCCGGTGAGTTGGCGACGGGTTGGCGGGTCGTCACCGCCTGCCTGTGGATCTCCGTCATCGTGGCGTTCGCCGCGGTGTGGAGCACGAGCGTGCAACTCGGTCTGTCCACCTGGTGGCTCGGACCGCGGGCCGACCCTCGGTCGCCGATCATCCGGCTGGCCCCGTTCGTGGCGCCGCTGCTGATGACGATCGCTGCGTTCAACAACATGCGGCGGATGGCGTGGTACGGGATGGGCGCCTCGCTGGTCACCGCCGTGTTCGGCATCGTCGACCTCGGACGCGCGCCGCGGCTCGCGGCGGTCGAGCTCCTCGTCGCCGGCCTCGCCTTCGCCGTGTCGGCGGCGTCACTCACCGGGACCTACCGGCCGGTCGACGTCGGTGCCGGCGACGGATCGGCCGAGTCGGCCGACGACACCGTCCGGTAGCTTCGAACCCCATGTCGAAGGTGCTCATGTCGCTGCCGGTCGGAGACCGGGTCGGAATCGCGTTCTCCGGAGGTCTCGACACCTCCGCTGCGGTCGCGTGGATGCGTGAGCGCGGGGCGATCCCGTACACGTACACCGCCGACCTCGGCCAGTACGACGAGCCCGACCTGTCGGGTGTGCCCGGTCGGGCGAAGGTGTACGGCGCCGAGGAGGCCCGCCTCGTCGACTGCCGGGACGAGCTCGTGCGCGAAGGCCTGATGGCGCTGCAGTGCGGCGCGTTCCACATCCGCACCGCCGGCCGCACCTACTTCAACACGACCCCGCTCGGTCGTGCGGTCACCGGCACGCTGCTGGTGCGGGCGATGAAGGAGGACGGCGTCGACGTGTGGGGCGACGGTTCCACCTACAAGGGCAACGACATCGAGCGGTTCTACCGCTACGGGCTGATGGTCAACCCGAACCTGCGGATCTACAAGCCGTGGCTCGACCCCGAGTTCGTCGACGAGTTGGGTGGTCGCACCGGCATGAGCGAGTTCCTGCAGGCCCGCGATCTGCCGTACCGCGACTCGGTCGAGAAGGCCTACTCCACCGACGCCAACATCTGGGGCGCCACCCACGAGGCCAAGGCACTCGAAGAGCTCGGCACCGGCATGGAGATCGTCAAGCCGATCATGGGCGTCGCACACTGGGACCAATCGGTTGCGATCGAGCCGGAAGACGTCTCGGTCACGTTCGAGGACGGTTGGCCCGTCGCCATCAACGGCAACGAGTTCGAGTCGCAGGTCGACCTCGTGCTCGAGGCGAATGCGATCGGCGGTCGTCACGGCCTCGGCATGAGCGACCAGATCGAGAACCGCATCATCGAGGCCAAGTCGCGCGGCATCTACGAGGGGCCGGCGCTGGCGCTGCTCCAGATCGCCTACGAGCGGCTGCTCACCGCGATCCACAACGAGAACACCCTCGAGAACTACGCCACGATGGGGCGTCGCCTCGGTCGCTTGCTGTACGAGGGTCGCTGGTTCGACCCGCAGTCGCTGATGC contains:
- a CDS encoding glycosyltransferase family 2 protein — translated: MADTTNSAGPTGPTFQKLSVFYPMWNEEDYIERALAFGKRACEGLVERGDIQDYELIVIDDKSTDRTPELADALAAGDPHIRVIHHERNRKLGGSMKTGFAAATGDLILYTDADLPFDMNELPRAVRILREYDVDIISAYRFDRTGEGTLRAVYTFVYNGLIKALFGVKVRDINFAFKLCRARIFDHIELKSEGSFIDAELVIRATRMGYEIMQMGVDYFPRTRGESTLSSPGVIGTILKEMWSLRADLDQVERVR
- the argG gene encoding argininosuccinate synthase, whose amino-acid sequence is MSKVLMSLPVGDRVGIAFSGGLDTSAAVAWMRERGAIPYTYTADLGQYDEPDLSGVPGRAKVYGAEEARLVDCRDELVREGLMALQCGAFHIRTAGRTYFNTTPLGRAVTGTLLVRAMKEDGVDVWGDGSTYKGNDIERFYRYGLMVNPNLRIYKPWLDPEFVDELGGRTGMSEFLQARDLPYRDSVEKAYSTDANIWGATHEAKALEELGTGMEIVKPIMGVAHWDQSVAIEPEDVSVTFEDGWPVAINGNEFESQVDLVLEANAIGGRHGLGMSDQIENRIIEAKSRGIYEGPALALLQIAYERLLTAIHNENTLENYATMGRRLGRLLYEGRWFDPQSLMLREPLLRWVGSAVSGEVHIRLRRGDDYSILDTVDTKGVFTYEPERLSMERVEDAAFGPLDRIGQLTMRNLDITDSRQKLDVYRNAGTLTGSSLLELED